A genome region from Planctomyces sp. SH-PL62 includes the following:
- a CDS encoding glycosyltransferase, whose translation MTLVQIVGPTDRWVLHSLARKLASKLPYATFAPWRPRPLSGGIAYYVNYALYEAPSGGLDVGFFTHVEDEAGFLDRARRMDHCVSMSKLYADWLRDRGVLHATHVPMGFDYYRFRPKLVLGVVGRLEHPRKGMALVERLRRLDFVELVATGGLLEEDALREAYQRVDYVLIPATVEGGPMSLLEGLGSGRPVIAPAGVGMVPEFEGSPQVLLYPAGDADALEELVASRHREKLARGRPVQGRTWDDWARSHHELFAEILRERGLALPEPAEGFRFGLMGEIDVPFDADVEALEAVIDGVSRSLYFGGPGPARRDLSRWVREFPCVETLLDRL comes from the coding sequence ATGACGTTGGTGCAGATCGTCGGGCCCACGGATCGATGGGTCCTGCATTCCCTCGCGCGGAAGCTGGCGTCCAAGCTCCCGTACGCGACCTTCGCGCCGTGGCGGCCCCGGCCGCTTTCGGGGGGGATCGCCTATTACGTGAACTACGCCCTCTACGAGGCGCCGAGCGGCGGCCTCGACGTGGGCTTCTTCACCCACGTCGAGGACGAAGCGGGGTTCCTCGACCGGGCGCGTCGGATGGACCACTGCGTCTCGATGTCGAAGCTCTACGCGGATTGGCTGCGCGATCGGGGCGTCCTCCATGCGACCCACGTGCCGATGGGGTTCGACTACTACCGCTTCCGTCCCAAGCTCGTCCTCGGCGTCGTCGGCCGGCTCGAGCACCCGCGGAAGGGGATGGCCCTCGTGGAACGGCTTCGGAGGCTGGATTTCGTCGAGCTGGTCGCCACGGGCGGCCTGCTCGAGGAGGACGCCCTCCGCGAGGCCTACCAGAGGGTCGACTACGTGCTCATCCCCGCCACGGTGGAGGGCGGGCCGATGAGCCTGCTCGAGGGCCTGGGCAGCGGCCGGCCGGTCATCGCCCCGGCGGGCGTGGGCATGGTGCCCGAATTCGAAGGCTCGCCCCAGGTCCTCCTGTACCCGGCCGGGGACGCCGACGCGTTGGAGGAGCTGGTCGCCTCGCGGCACCGGGAGAAGCTCGCCCGGGGCCGTCCGGTGCAGGGCCGGACCTGGGACGACTGGGCGAGGTCCCACCACGAGCTCTTCGCCGAGATCCTGCGAGAGCGCGGCCTCGCCCTGCCGGAGCCGGCGGAGGGGTTCCGATTCGGCCTGATGGGGGAGATCGACGTCCCGTTCGATGCGGACGTCGAGGCGCTGGAGGCCGTGATCGACGGCGTCTCGCGGAGCCTCTACTTCGGCGGGCCGGGCCCGGCCCGCCGGGACCTCTCCCGATGGGTCCGCGAGTTCCCGTGCGTCGAGACGCTGCTGGATCGCCTCTGA
- a CDS encoding iron-sulfur cluster assembly scaffold protein translates to MGRFSDVLMDHFTYPRNSGALEAPDRVGLAGSPGQGPFMSLHLRLEGRTVAAARFQTYGCGASIAAGSMLTEMVVGRTVDECRALTAERLSEALEGFPPDKLHCPVLAVAALHRALEGDA, encoded by the coding sequence ATGGGTCGATTTTCGGACGTCTTGATGGACCACTTCACCTATCCGCGCAACTCGGGCGCCCTGGAGGCCCCCGACCGGGTCGGCCTGGCCGGCAGCCCGGGGCAGGGCCCCTTCATGTCCCTGCACCTGAGGCTGGAAGGCCGGACGGTGGCCGCCGCCCGGTTCCAGACCTACGGCTGCGGCGCGAGCATCGCCGCCGGCTCGATGCTCACCGAGATGGTCGTCGGGCGGACCGTGGACGAATGTCGGGCCCTGACCGCCGAACGCCTCTCCGAGGCCCTCGAGGGCTTCCCTCCCGACAAGCTGCACTGCCCCGTGCTCGCCGTCGCGGCCCTGCATCGGGCTTTGGAGGGGGACGCGTGA
- a CDS encoding DUF3431 domain-containing protein: MSRYREDLAWLACVEMPVIVYCKDPGCAEPGHVHLPNVKREAGSMLRHIIAHYDRLADWTFFAQGDPFDHARDFLKRLDAPYDRPTSLTQRYLRHHPPAEVKARDRVETVGRFEVRYGDATLKGHAIGSERGWYNPATWSYIFECPRPEPLWFGYGAMWAAPRSAIRARPLALWRDLYDVCDSAVGKTGEDWTDPPINPWTMEASWYYLFQDPAIYPHRRRWGETSRPPTSGAVRDRSKEPEGRA, from the coding sequence GTGTCCCGATACAGGGAAGACCTCGCCTGGCTCGCATGCGTCGAGATGCCGGTGATCGTCTATTGCAAGGACCCGGGCTGCGCCGAACCCGGGCACGTCCACCTCCCCAACGTCAAGCGGGAGGCCGGATCCATGCTCCGCCACATCATCGCCCACTACGACCGCCTGGCCGACTGGACGTTCTTCGCGCAGGGCGATCCGTTCGACCACGCCCGCGACTTCCTCAAGCGGCTGGACGCGCCGTACGACCGGCCGACCTCCCTGACCCAGCGTTACCTGCGCCACCATCCGCCCGCCGAGGTCAAGGCTCGCGACAGGGTCGAGACGGTCGGGCGATTCGAGGTCCGCTACGGCGACGCGACCCTGAAAGGGCACGCGATCGGCTCCGAACGGGGCTGGTACAACCCCGCGACGTGGTCCTACATCTTCGAGTGCCCGCGTCCCGAACCGCTCTGGTTCGGATACGGGGCGATGTGGGCCGCGCCCCGCTCGGCGATCCGCGCCCGCCCCCTGGCCCTCTGGCGCGACCTGTATGACGTCTGCGACTCGGCCGTCGGCAAGACCGGCGAGGATTGGACGGACCCGCCGATCAATCCCTGGACGATGGAGGCGTCCTGGTACTACCTCTTCCAGGACCCCGCGATCTACCCGCACCGTCGGCGTTGGGGCGAGACGTCCCGGCCTCCGACGTCCGGGGCCGTTCGCGACCGCTCGAAGGAACCGGAGGGTCGCGCATGA
- a CDS encoding radical SAM protein translates to MDPTFPRIEVHPVDHCNLACIGCNHAAPHKPKTVHDVADYCRWLDLLREAGHAWNALGISGGEPFLHPDIQGFCREIRARHPDCAIEIFTNAFWVRGSDAFDRYEGVLASVDRVMISHYKPIVDRIGWERFVALEDELRRRFGVEVGSFQAGVVGRFAQVEFFEEPRPIAASHPCAVKDCTQLRTSGLLYRCTYGHHLETDLPSAGFRHPDQWFDLASELGSRDLRAWRAKWPLGSCHFCGCGEGRETWTPWVSDPGIRGMDKAAYGDRVKALVEGGE, encoded by the coding sequence GTGGACCCTACGTTCCCCCGCATCGAGGTCCATCCGGTCGACCACTGCAACCTGGCCTGCATCGGCTGCAACCACGCCGCGCCCCACAAGCCCAAGACGGTGCACGACGTCGCCGACTACTGCCGCTGGCTCGACCTCCTGCGCGAAGCCGGCCACGCCTGGAACGCCCTGGGGATCTCGGGGGGCGAGCCGTTCCTGCACCCGGACATCCAGGGCTTCTGCCGCGAGATCAGGGCGAGACACCCCGATTGCGCGATCGAGATCTTCACCAACGCCTTCTGGGTGCGGGGCTCCGACGCGTTCGACAGGTACGAAGGCGTCCTCGCCAGCGTGGACCGGGTCATGATCTCCCACTACAAGCCCATCGTGGACCGGATCGGCTGGGAGCGGTTCGTCGCCTTGGAGGACGAGCTGCGACGGCGGTTCGGCGTCGAGGTGGGGAGCTTCCAGGCGGGAGTCGTCGGCCGCTTCGCCCAGGTCGAGTTCTTTGAAGAACCCCGCCCCATCGCCGCGTCCCACCCCTGCGCGGTCAAGGACTGCACGCAGCTGCGGACGAGCGGCCTGCTGTACCGTTGCACTTACGGCCATCACCTGGAGACCGACCTGCCGTCGGCCGGGTTCCGCCACCCCGACCAGTGGTTCGACCTGGCCTCGGAGCTCGGCTCGAGGGACCTGCGGGCGTGGCGGGCCAAATGGCCTCTGGGCTCGTGCCACTTCTGCGGATGCGGCGAAGGCCGGGAAACCTGGACCCCCTGGGTGAGCGACCCGGGGATCCGCGGCATGGACAAGGCCGCGTACGGGGACCGTGTGAAGGCGCTCGTCGAGGGGGGCGAATGA
- a CDS encoding DUF5677 domain-containing protein has protein sequence MESEPEADDDSTLSNMASELMSRGMSEEEAWDYLGRKMPELMDKSGAILLEALKDEAPEMLKDRLATRTRFRRRLQKEWGEPFRLLRMLAEMVREVGREFNAKHRPSAAADNDLVFEALLRLHQRACLLVEEVFCLLEGGFASGAHSRWRTLHEVTIVSYFIEESGQDVAERYLLHHVVETCKSAEIFQQHCESLGQEPLTDDELQQHRDARESLCNRFGKAYRLDWGWAADALNDPNPSFTSIERAVKLEHLRPYFRLACHPNHAGSIALRNDLGSSLNPDDSMMVMSSASNAGLAEAGIGTALSLYQVTVNLLNHYEIDSLRTLTELGAMKLLSDEVHEAFAMVDERLAIKAPIIRERLSRFEALNEKKPEADKP, from the coding sequence ATGGAGTCTGAACCCGAGGCCGACGACGATTCGACGTTGTCCAACATGGCGAGCGAGCTGATGTCCCGGGGGATGTCCGAGGAAGAAGCATGGGACTACTTGGGACGGAAGATGCCGGAGCTCATGGATAAGAGCGGAGCGATCCTCCTGGAAGCCCTCAAGGACGAAGCTCCAGAGATGCTCAAGGACAGGCTGGCGACCCGCACCCGATTCCGAAGGAGGCTGCAAAAAGAGTGGGGCGAGCCGTTTCGCTTGCTGCGAATGCTTGCCGAAATGGTTCGCGAAGTCGGCAGGGAGTTCAACGCCAAACATCGTCCATCCGCAGCAGCCGACAACGACCTGGTGTTCGAAGCGCTCCTCCGGCTTCACCAACGAGCATGTTTATTAGTCGAAGAGGTGTTCTGTCTTCTTGAAGGAGGCTTTGCGTCCGGGGCCCACTCACGGTGGCGGACGCTCCATGAAGTCACGATAGTGTCGTACTTCATCGAAGAATCGGGGCAGGACGTGGCCGAGAGGTATCTCCTCCATCACGTGGTTGAAACGTGCAAGTCGGCTGAGATATTTCAACAACACTGTGAATCTCTCGGGCAAGAACCACTAACTGATGACGAACTGCAACAGCATCGAGACGCTAGAGAGTCTTTGTGCAACCGCTTCGGAAAGGCATACCGCCTTGACTGGGGATGGGCCGCTGATGCGTTGAACGACCCCAATCCAAGCTTCACGAGCATAGAACGCGCCGTGAAGCTCGAGCATCTCCGACCTTACTTCCGACTCGCTTGCCACCCGAACCACGCGGGTTCGATAGCCCTGAGGAACGACTTGGGTAGCAGCCTGAACCCCGACGACTCGATGATGGTGATGTCGAGCGCCAGCAACGCCGGCCTCGCCGAGGCTGGAATCGGAACCGCTTTGTCCCTGTACCAAGTCACCGTGAACCTGCTCAACCACTACGAAATCGACTCGTTGCGGACCTTGACGGAACTGGGCGCGATGAAACTCTTATCCGACGAGGTCCACGAAGCTTTCGCCATGGTAGACGAGCGGCTCGCAATCAAAGCTCCCATAATCAGGGAACGGCTGAGTCGATTCGAGGCTCTGAACGAGAAGAAGCCTGAAGCAGATAAGCCATAA